In a single window of the Dinghuibacter silviterrae genome:
- the hemA gene encoding glutamyl-tRNA reductase, whose amino-acid sequence MSDDYSSESSKTIDQFFIAGISYKKTDADIRSLFAINQEQYGQLISTGRAQGLHELFVLSTCNRTEIYGFAPDPDHLIGLLCRFTKGDEETFRKNAFCLQGLQAVRHLCQVSSGLDSQILGDYEINGQIKVASKFSKERDCLGPFTERLINTALQLSKSIKNNTALSSGTVSVAFAAIQYLKNHLAPGPSRKIVLVGVGKIGRSTCKNVLAYLDTRNIVVLNRTLDVAREFALEQGIRYASMDNLREELSDADAVIVATNAQAPTVVAADIQGTGVHLVLDLSIPFNAEPAIARLPGVTLINVDHLSKETDATISRRKLEVPKAEAIVGEFVDEFKAWYNMRQQLGMIRAVRHTLRQIPSDHVPETVEGAYEERMQKVINNLAAKIRRNSPKGCCYLEALHDYITPGE is encoded by the coding sequence ATGAGCGACGATTACTCATCCGAATCCAGTAAAACCATTGACCAGTTTTTCATCGCAGGGATCAGTTACAAAAAGACCGATGCGGATATAAGGAGTTTATTCGCCATCAACCAGGAGCAATATGGTCAGCTCATCTCCACCGGTCGCGCCCAGGGTCTTCATGAATTATTCGTCCTTTCCACCTGCAACCGGACCGAGATCTATGGTTTCGCTCCCGACCCGGATCACCTGATCGGCTTGTTGTGCAGGTTTACCAAAGGAGACGAAGAAACCTTCCGTAAGAACGCTTTTTGTCTCCAGGGTTTGCAGGCCGTGCGTCACCTTTGCCAGGTGAGTTCGGGTCTGGATTCCCAGATACTGGGCGACTATGAGATCAACGGCCAGATCAAGGTCGCCTCTAAATTTTCCAAAGAACGGGACTGCCTGGGTCCCTTCACCGAAAGGCTCATCAATACAGCCCTCCAGCTGTCCAAAAGCATCAAGAACAACACGGCCCTCAGCAGCGGCACTGTTTCCGTTGCGTTTGCGGCCATACAATACCTGAAGAACCACCTGGCCCCCGGACCTTCCCGCAAGATCGTCCTGGTGGGTGTGGGAAAAATCGGGCGCAGCACGTGTAAGAATGTCCTGGCATACTTAGATACCCGCAACATCGTCGTCCTCAACCGGACCCTCGACGTGGCCCGGGAATTCGCCCTGGAGCAAGGTATCCGCTACGCGTCGATGGACAACCTGCGCGAAGAACTTTCAGACGCCGACGCCGTCATCGTGGCTACCAATGCCCAGGCACCCACCGTCGTCGCCGCCGACATCCAAGGCACCGGCGTTCACCTGGTCCTGGATCTTTCCATTCCGTTCAATGCCGAACCCGCCATCGCCCGTTTGCCGGGGGTGACGCTCATCAATGTCGACCACCTGTCCAAGGAAACCGACGCCACGATCAGCCGCCGCAAGCTGGAGGTCCCCAAAGCGGAAGCCATCGTCGGTGAGTTCGTGGATGAATTCAAGGCCTGGTACAACATGCGCCAGCAGCTCGGCATGATCCGCGCCGTTCGTCATACCCTCCGCCAGATCCCTTCCGACCACGTCCCCGAAACCGTCGAAGGCGCCTACGAAGAACGCATGCAAAAAGTCATCAACAATCTGGCCGCCAAAATACGCCGCAACAGCCCCAAGGGTTGTTGCTACCTGGAAGCGCTACACGATTATATTACCCCGGGCGAATAA
- the hemH gene encoding ferrochelatase — MSSTAVILMNLGSPDSTEVKDVRKYLHEFLMDKRVIDYPYLFRKFLVDGIITRFRAPKSARAYRSIWWPEGSPLIVLTKKLQSALQAELDLPVEISMRYGNPSMKAAYDKLAAAHKDLEEVLLIPLYPHYAMSSYETAVEHAVAVHRKQKYPFRIRVLQPYFQEPAYVGALAESIRPYLKEEVDYILFSYHGVPVRHIKKGDITGHHCLQSEDCCWVHSDAHRFCYRHQVYATTRQVAQALGLTPDQYSVSFQSRLGRDEWISPYTAGELATLPSKGMKRLLVVCPAFVSDCLETLEEIAVEGKHTFMEAGGTSFTAIPCLNIHPDWVRALAGWVRAAGEEHPQWKAPAGQRKVAL; from the coding sequence ATGTCTTCCACCGCTGTCATTCTGATGAACCTGGGGTCCCCGGATTCAACCGAAGTAAAAGATGTAAGAAAATATTTACACGAATTTTTAATGGACAAACGGGTGATCGACTATCCTTACCTGTTCCGGAAATTCCTGGTGGACGGCATCATCACGCGTTTCAGGGCGCCCAAATCGGCCCGGGCGTATCGTTCGATCTGGTGGCCGGAGGGCTCCCCGCTGATTGTTTTGACAAAAAAATTACAATCGGCCCTCCAGGCGGAGCTGGACCTGCCGGTGGAAATATCGATGCGGTATGGTAACCCGTCCATGAAGGCGGCGTATGACAAACTGGCGGCAGCGCACAAGGACCTGGAGGAGGTTTTGCTGATACCCCTGTACCCGCACTATGCGATGTCTTCATACGAAACGGCGGTAGAACATGCGGTGGCGGTTCACCGAAAACAAAAATATCCGTTCCGGATCCGGGTCCTCCAGCCTTATTTCCAGGAACCGGCGTATGTCGGCGCGCTGGCGGAGAGCATCCGGCCTTACCTGAAGGAAGAGGTGGATTATATTCTTTTTAGCTATCACGGCGTACCGGTACGCCACATAAAAAAAGGCGACATCACGGGGCATCATTGTCTGCAGTCGGAGGACTGCTGCTGGGTGCATTCGGACGCACACCGTTTTTGCTACCGGCACCAGGTATACGCCACGACGCGGCAGGTGGCTCAAGCCTTGGGTTTGACACCGGACCAGTACAGCGTTTCCTTTCAATCGAGGCTGGGCAGGGATGAGTGGATCAGCCCGTATACGGCGGGAGAGCTGGCGACCTTGCCCTCCAAGGGGATGAAACGGTTGCTGGTGGTCTGCCCGGCTTTTGTCAGCGACTGTCTCGAAACGCTGGAGGAAATCGCCGTCGAGGGAAAGCACACGTTCATGGAAGCGGGTGGGACTTCTTTCACCGCCATCCCGTGTTTAAACATACATCCGGACTGGGTCCGCGCACTGGCAGGTTGGGTTCGCGCGGCAGGAGAAGAGCATCCGCAGTGGAAGGCCCCGGCCGGTCAAAGAAAAGTTGCGTTATGA
- the hemG gene encoding protoporphyrinogen oxidase: MKIVVVGGGAAGLTAAFELHKAGRQVVVLESSPRVGGVIASKTMGGFDLDLGPNSLVCTPALQARIDALGLGQDVLEAASVSKNRYLVKDRTLYALSPHPVKLLKSPYLSWGAKSRIFTERFRAKGGGGDESVGAFFARRFGREITEAVVDPIFSGIYAGDIARLSLEQVLPVAGRWEQTYGSVIKGMMKEKETLKGGRKIINFKGGLQRLTDALAAPLAGNIHTGVAVSDIRFEGDRFLVTHSGGILEADRVIYTGPPGVLAGVPVDYASVRTLHVTVPEDALDLPPGFGFLVPSRERLALMGCIFTSSIFPSKAPEGQALLTLMTGGAHHAGEQVEDLQERALDDLKAILRVRGTLRVLHGQTWRSAIPQKNLGHAQVLATLKAYEDAHPGFYFAGSAVSGVSVGDTMEYAAKVVHSIV; encoded by the coding sequence ATGAAGATCGTCGTTGTTGGCGGTGGCGCCGCGGGTCTGACAGCAGCATTCGAGTTGCACAAGGCGGGCCGGCAGGTGGTGGTGCTGGAATCATCCCCCCGCGTGGGTGGTGTCATTGCCAGCAAAACCATGGGAGGTTTCGACCTGGACCTGGGGCCTAATTCGCTTGTCTGCACACCCGCGCTTCAGGCGCGTATCGATGCCCTGGGGCTTGGACAGGACGTACTGGAAGCCGCTTCCGTGTCCAAAAACCGTTACCTGGTCAAAGACAGGACCCTGTACGCCTTGTCCCCCCACCCGGTTAAACTGTTGAAGTCACCTTACTTGTCCTGGGGCGCCAAGTCCCGCATCTTTACCGAGCGCTTCCGTGCAAAAGGGGGCGGGGGAGACGAAAGCGTCGGCGCTTTTTTTGCGCGGCGTTTCGGCCGCGAAATCACCGAAGCGGTCGTTGATCCGATCTTCAGCGGCATCTATGCGGGCGATATCGCACGCCTCTCCCTGGAACAGGTATTGCCTGTGGCCGGTCGTTGGGAGCAAACGTATGGCTCGGTGATCAAGGGAATGATGAAGGAAAAAGAAACGCTAAAGGGCGGACGCAAGATCATCAACTTCAAAGGGGGGCTGCAGCGGTTGACGGATGCGCTGGCCGCGCCCCTGGCCGGGAACATCCATACAGGGGTCGCGGTCAGCGACATCCGTTTTGAAGGAGACCGTTTCCTGGTGACCCATTCCGGTGGCATATTGGAGGCGGACCGCGTCATCTATACAGGACCGCCGGGTGTCCTGGCGGGCGTTCCCGTGGACTATGCATCCGTCCGGACCCTGCACGTGACCGTTCCAGAGGACGCCCTGGACCTTCCACCGGGTTTTGGGTTTCTTGTCCCCAGCCGGGAGCGATTGGCCCTGATGGGTTGCATATTCACTTCCTCGATTTTTCCTTCCAAGGCCCCCGAAGGGCAGGCGCTGCTGACCCTGATGACCGGCGGGGCACACCATGCCGGGGAGCAGGTGGAGGACCTGCAGGAACGGGCGTTGGACGACCTGAAGGCCATTCTCCGCGTACGCGGAACACTCCGCGTGCTCCATGGCCAAACGTGGCGTTCAGCCATCCCTCAAAAGAACCTCGGTCACGCGCAGGTGCTTGCGACCCTCAAGGCTTACGAGGACGCACATCCGGGATTTTATTTCGCAGGAAGCGCCGTCAGCGGCGTATCTGTAGGAGACACTATGGAATATGCGGCGAAAGTCGTACATTCCATAGTATGA
- a CDS encoding NAD(P) transhydrogenase subunit alpha: protein MTIGVLKEPPGENRVSVLPEQVSTLAAKGAAVWVEQGAGTGAFTGDAVYEKAGATIAGRASVFNCALILGLHLPAPAEMELLASKVLVGFYRPLYEPARMYELAKAGATVFSLDMIPRTTRAQSMDILSSQASVAGYRAVLLAAAMLPRYFPMMMTAAGSVPPARVLVLGAGVAGLQAVATARRLGAVVEVFDTRPSVREEVMSLGARFVEVEGAADASGAGGYAVEQSEAFHKKQQERIAAAIAGADVVITTAQIPGKPAPILVTNAMLDGMREGSVIIDLAAATGGNTEVTKDGRTETYKGVRIVGDSSLASGMPLDASRLYGKNVLQFLALLRGKDGALTLNFEDDLVAGCCITHGGEVVHERMKALL from the coding sequence ATGACGATTGGCGTCCTCAAAGAACCCCCCGGTGAAAATCGTGTGTCTGTCTTGCCGGAACAGGTAAGTACCCTTGCTGCCAAGGGCGCGGCAGTGTGGGTAGAGCAGGGCGCCGGTACCGGTGCATTTACCGGAGACGCGGTTTATGAAAAAGCCGGGGCGACTATTGCCGGCAGAGCGTCGGTTTTCAATTGCGCGCTTATTCTGGGTCTTCATTTACCCGCTCCTGCCGAGATGGAATTGCTGGCCTCCAAAGTGCTGGTGGGTTTTTACCGTCCTTTATATGAACCGGCCCGGATGTATGAACTGGCGAAGGCCGGGGCCACCGTTTTCAGTCTCGATATGATCCCCCGCACCACGCGGGCGCAAAGCATGGATATCCTCAGCTCCCAGGCGAGTGTCGCGGGATACAGGGCCGTGTTGCTGGCGGCGGCTATGCTGCCCCGGTATTTCCCCATGATGATGACGGCGGCGGGTAGTGTTCCGCCTGCCCGGGTTTTGGTCTTGGGCGCAGGGGTGGCCGGTCTCCAGGCCGTGGCCACCGCCAGGCGCCTGGGCGCCGTAGTAGAGGTGTTCGACACCCGTCCCAGCGTGAGGGAAGAGGTGATGAGCCTGGGGGCGCGATTCGTGGAAGTGGAGGGTGCGGCCGACGCCTCCGGGGCGGGCGGGTATGCCGTAGAACAAAGCGAAGCTTTTCATAAAAAACAACAGGAAAGGATCGCCGCGGCGATCGCAGGGGCGGATGTGGTCATCACGACCGCCCAGATCCCCGGCAAACCCGCGCCCATCCTGGTGACGAACGCCATGCTGGACGGGATGCGGGAGGGTTCGGTGATCATCGACCTGGCGGCCGCCACGGGAGGGAATACGGAGGTGACCAAAGACGGACGCACCGAAACATATAAGGGGGTGCGGATCGTCGGGGATTCTTCTTTGGCGTCCGGGATGCCCCTGGACGCCAGCCGTCTTTATGGAAAAAACGTCCTCCAGTTCCTGGCCCTTCTTCGGGGCAAAGACGGGGCGCTGACCCTGAATTTTGAGGACGACCTGGTGGCGGGTTGTTGTATCACCCACGGGGGAGAGGTCGTTCATGAACGGATGAAAGCACTTTTGTAA
- a CDS encoding NAD(P) transhydrogenase subunit alpha, whose protein sequence is MESLLTWIGDNQQMIYIVLLSIFLGVEVIGRVPSVLHTPLMSGANAIHGVVIIGAIIVMGEADPDNYSALLLGFFAVLLGTLNVVGGFVVTDRMLEMFKHKKKG, encoded by the coding sequence ATGGAATCCTTATTAACCTGGATCGGCGACAACCAGCAGATGATCTATATCGTCTTGCTATCGATATTCCTGGGGGTGGAAGTCATCGGACGGGTTCCCAGCGTCCTCCATACCCCCCTGATGAGCGGGGCCAACGCCATCCACGGGGTGGTCATCATCGGAGCCATCATCGTCATGGGCGAGGCGGATCCGGATAATTATTCCGCGCTCCTTTTGGGATTTTTTGCCGTCCTGCTGGGGACGTTGAATGTCGTGGGCGGGTTCGTCGTGACGGATCGCATGCTGGAAATGTTCAAGCACAAAAAGAAAGGCTGA
- a CDS encoding NAD(P)(+) transhydrogenase (Re/Si-specific) subunit beta, translated as MVSLLPLCYILGSVTFIVGLKMMSHPSTARRGNLVAASGMAVAIAGTLFLYRDGGKGLHNFGWIASGLLAGGVLGVVAARKVRMTAMPEMVSLFNGMGGACAALISLSEFRHEGMAAPFTLAGLVIGSVSFAGSMVAWGKLNGSVRDFAFRGQHFVNILLFLVLLGASIYMGIAQVPLLIYGITAGALVYGVLFVLPIGGADMPVVISLLNSFTGVAAACGGFLYHNPVMLTGGILVGSAGTILTILMCKAMNRSLLNVLIGSFGGSGSGSGGAGGAGTYREISLSDAAVVLTYAREVMVVPGYGLAVAQAQHACHELERLLSAKGVNVQYAIHPVAGRMPGHMNVLLAEADVSYDRLLEMEAANDLFSHTDVVLVLGANDVVNPAAKVDPSSPIYGMPILEVEKAKLVIVNKRSMKPGYAGIENQLFFQPKTSMLFGDAKGVLQQLIAEIKTIG; from the coding sequence ATGGTCTCGCTGCTTCCCCTGTGTTATATCCTTGGTTCCGTCACCTTCATCGTAGGGTTGAAAATGATGTCTCACCCTTCCACTGCCCGGAGGGGGAACCTGGTGGCCGCCAGTGGTATGGCCGTGGCTATAGCGGGTACCCTTTTCCTGTACCGGGACGGAGGTAAGGGGTTGCACAATTTCGGCTGGATCGCTTCGGGGCTTTTGGCCGGGGGTGTTTTGGGCGTCGTGGCCGCACGGAAGGTACGGATGACGGCCATGCCCGAAATGGTCAGTTTGTTTAATGGAATGGGGGGCGCCTGCGCGGCGCTGATTTCCCTGTCGGAATTCCGGCACGAGGGCATGGCGGCGCCTTTTACCCTGGCAGGGTTGGTGATCGGAAGCGTTTCTTTTGCCGGGAGTATGGTGGCGTGGGGGAAATTAAATGGTTCTGTCAGGGACTTTGCCTTCCGGGGACAGCACTTCGTCAATATCCTTTTGTTCCTGGTGCTCTTAGGCGCCTCGATCTATATGGGCATTGCCCAGGTTCCGTTGCTGATATACGGGATTACGGCAGGGGCATTGGTGTACGGGGTTCTTTTCGTATTGCCCATCGGCGGGGCCGATATGCCGGTGGTGATCTCGCTGCTCAATTCTTTTACCGGCGTGGCGGCGGCCTGTGGCGGGTTTTTGTACCACAACCCGGTGATGCTGACGGGAGGAATTCTTGTCGGATCGGCGGGTACCATCCTGACGATCCTGATGTGCAAGGCCATGAACCGGTCCCTCCTGAATGTGTTGATCGGGTCCTTTGGAGGCTCGGGTTCCGGCTCAGGCGGTGCCGGCGGAGCCGGGACTTACCGGGAGATCAGCCTGTCCGACGCCGCGGTGGTGCTGACTTATGCCCGGGAGGTCATGGTGGTGCCCGGGTACGGGCTGGCGGTCGCCCAGGCGCAACACGCCTGTCATGAATTGGAAAGACTCCTAAGCGCCAAGGGGGTGAATGTCCAGTACGCGATCCACCCCGTGGCGGGGCGTATGCCGGGGCACATGAACGTCCTTTTGGCGGAAGCGGATGTTTCTTATGACCGTCTCCTGGAAATGGAGGCGGCCAACGATCTTTTTTCCCATACCGACGTCGTCCTGGTGCTGGGCGCCAACGACGTCGTCAACCCCGCCGCCAAAGTGGATCCGTCCTCGCCGATATATGGGATGCCGATCCTGGAAGTAGAAAAGGCAAAACTGGTCATCGTCAATAAAAGAAGCATGAAACCGGGGTACGCCGGGATCGAGAATCAATTATTTTTCCAGCCCAAAACATCCATGCTTTTCGGGGACGCCAAAGGGGTTCTTCAGCAGTTGATCGCGGAAATCAAGACAATCGGGTAA
- a CDS encoding glutamine synthetase III family protein gives MSLRFQAINNLTKDAAAPAESNARITDLFGDNVFTLKTARQFLSDEGYKSLVHSIKEGKKIDRAVAGQIANGIRAWAETKGVTHFTHWFQPLTGLTAEKHDSFFTLKSDGTALEEFDGAALIQQEPDASSFPSGGLRATFEARGYTGWDPSSPAFIMETGEGKTLCIPTIFVSYTGESLDYKAPLLKALEALNKAAVDVCHYFDRNVSKVTATLGWEQEYFVIDAGLANARPDLVLSGRTVFGAGPARGQQLEDHYFGSIPERVYAFMRDFENESYKLGIPLKTRHNEVAPSQFEVAPIFEEVNIAVDHNILLMDIMTRVAKRHGLVVLLHEKPFAGINGNGKHNNWSMATDTGVNLLGPGRTPKNNLMFLTFFVNTIKAVHDYADLLRASIASAPNDHRLGANEAPPAIISVFVGQYLAKVLADIESKVGDKFDEQDEAVLKLDLHRSIPELLLDNTDRNRTSPFAFTGNKFEFRAVGSSANCASPMTVLNVVMAETLKGFKKDVDALIEKGDKKEVAILHVIRKYITESKSVLFEGDGYSEEWEKEAHRRKLPNVKTTPLALDAMVTEKAKALYEHNGVYTHSELEARHEIELEKYIKKVQIEARIIGDLALNHIIPSAVKYQHVLASNIKSLKEAGLSESEYASQLRILKEISGHITVIDTKVEEMVEKRKIANNMTNTRTKAIAYQSEVKDPYFDEIRYHVDKLEQLVDDQFWTLPKYREMLFLR, from the coding sequence ATGTCTCTCAGATTCCAGGCTATCAACAACCTCACCAAGGACGCCGCAGCGCCCGCGGAGAGCAACGCACGCATCACCGACCTTTTTGGCGACAACGTATTCACCCTCAAGACCGCACGCCAATTTTTGAGTGACGAAGGGTATAAGAGCCTGGTTCATAGTATTAAAGAAGGTAAAAAGATCGATCGCGCCGTCGCCGGCCAGATCGCCAACGGTATCCGCGCCTGGGCCGAAACAAAGGGTGTTACCCACTTTACCCACTGGTTCCAACCCCTGACAGGTCTGACGGCCGAAAAACACGACTCGTTTTTTACGCTGAAGAGCGACGGCACCGCCCTGGAAGAATTTGACGGGGCCGCGCTGATCCAGCAGGAACCCGACGCGTCCTCCTTCCCCTCCGGTGGTCTCCGCGCCACTTTCGAGGCCCGTGGCTATACCGGCTGGGATCCCTCCAGCCCCGCCTTTATCATGGAAACCGGGGAAGGCAAAACGCTTTGCATCCCGACGATCTTCGTCTCCTATACCGGGGAATCCCTGGACTATAAGGCGCCCCTGCTCAAGGCCCTCGAAGCCCTGAACAAGGCAGCCGTCGACGTTTGCCACTATTTCGACCGGAACGTGTCCAAGGTGACCGCCACCCTGGGCTGGGAACAGGAATATTTCGTCATCGACGCCGGTCTGGCCAACGCCCGCCCCGACCTCGTCCTGAGCGGCCGCACCGTCTTCGGCGCCGGTCCCGCCCGCGGCCAGCAACTGGAAGACCACTACTTCGGTTCCATCCCTGAAAGGGTCTACGCCTTCATGCGTGATTTCGAAAATGAATCGTACAAGCTGGGTATCCCCCTGAAAACGCGGCACAACGAAGTGGCCCCTTCCCAGTTCGAGGTTGCCCCGATCTTCGAAGAAGTGAACATCGCCGTCGACCATAACATCCTGCTCATGGATATCATGACCCGTGTCGCCAAACGTCATGGCCTGGTTGTCCTGCTGCACGAAAAACCCTTCGCCGGTATCAACGGGAACGGGAAACACAACAACTGGAGCATGGCCACCGACACCGGTGTCAACCTCCTGGGTCCCGGCCGTACGCCGAAGAACAACCTCATGTTCCTGACCTTCTTCGTCAACACGATCAAGGCGGTTCATGACTACGCCGACCTGCTCCGCGCGTCGATCGCTTCCGCCCCCAACGACCACCGTCTGGGCGCCAACGAAGCACCTCCCGCCATCATCTCCGTTTTCGTCGGTCAATACCTGGCCAAAGTACTGGCCGATATCGAGTCCAAAGTAGGCGACAAGTTCGACGAGCAGGACGAAGCCGTCCTCAAACTGGACCTGCACCGGAGCATCCCGGAATTGCTGCTGGACAATACCGACCGCAACCGGACCTCTCCGTTCGCCTTCACGGGTAACAAATTCGAGTTCCGCGCCGTAGGGTCGAGCGCCAACTGCGCCAGCCCGATGACCGTCCTCAACGTCGTCATGGCCGAAACCCTCAAAGGCTTTAAGAAAGACGTCGACGCCCTGATCGAAAAGGGTGATAAAAAAGAAGTCGCCATCCTGCACGTCATCCGCAAGTACATCACCGAGAGCAAGTCGGTCCTGTTCGAAGGCGACGGGTATAGCGAAGAGTGGGAAAAAGAAGCCCACCGCCGCAAACTGCCCAACGTAAAGACCACCCCCCTGGCCCTCGACGCGATGGTCACCGAAAAAGCAAAGGCGCTTTACGAACACAACGGCGTCTACACCCACTCCGAGCTGGAAGCCCGTCACGAGATCGAGCTGGAAAAATACATCAAGAAGGTACAGATCGAAGCCCGTATCATCGGTGACCTGGCCCTGAACCACATCATCCCCTCCGCGGTGAAATACCAGCATGTCCTGGCCTCCAATATCAAGAGCCTCAAGGAAGCCGGCCTGTCCGAGTCCGAGTACGCCAGCCAGCTGCGCATCCTGAAGGAAATCTCCGGCCACATCACCGTGATCGACACCAAGGTCGAAGAAATGGTAGAAAAAAGGAAGATCGCCAACAATATGACCAACACCCGGACCAAGGCCATCGCCTACCAGTCCGAAGTGAAGGACCCGTATTTCGACGAGATCCGCTACCACGTTGACAAGCTGGAGCAACTGGTGGACGACCAATTCTGGACGCTGCCCAAGTATCGTGAAATGTTGTTTTTAAGATAG
- a CDS encoding outer membrane beta-barrel protein, whose protein sequence is MLRKWFFTVLTLCEGVVAAEAQTAPATTATTAVATASATADTAVKTPAPPVLSITGSADLYYRYDFGQNKANDFTSFTHSHNTFELGMATVKLEHKTDKVDMVADLGFGKRAEEFAYNDNGILQAIKQLYISYSPNAWLKLTAGTWATHVGYELVDAYANRNYSMSYMFTYGPFSHTGVRADFTFGKSGFMVGVANPTDYRYVPTGVINKKFLIAQYSYAPSDNFKLYLNYVGGQNVDTTKSNQFDCVINFKLNSKFSGGYNGTVKVAKVYEGKGTYSSTEDWWGSALYLNYDPTSKFGLSLREEYHDDQDQLTVYSGYGKGGSVFGSTLSANLKVDGFIFIPEVRVDAASENIFVKSNGTPTKTAGSFLVAAIYSF, encoded by the coding sequence ATGCTTAGAAAATGGTTCTTTACTGTTCTAACCTTGTGTGAGGGTGTCGTCGCTGCGGAGGCCCAAACGGCCCCGGCAACCACCGCGACGACAGCCGTCGCCACCGCCAGTGCAACGGCGGACACCGCTGTGAAAACACCGGCGCCCCCGGTACTGTCTATTACGGGGTCTGCCGACCTGTATTACCGGTATGACTTCGGGCAAAACAAGGCCAATGACTTCACCAGCTTTACTCATTCTCACAACACCTTCGAATTGGGTATGGCAACAGTTAAACTGGAACACAAGACCGATAAGGTCGACATGGTGGCCGATCTGGGGTTTGGCAAAAGGGCCGAGGAGTTCGCGTACAACGACAACGGGATCCTGCAAGCGATCAAACAACTCTACATCAGCTATTCTCCCAACGCCTGGCTCAAACTGACGGCGGGCACCTGGGCAACGCACGTAGGATATGAGTTGGTCGACGCTTATGCCAACCGGAACTACAGCATGTCCTATATGTTTACCTACGGCCCGTTCTCCCATACGGGTGTCCGGGCGGACTTTACCTTCGGGAAGTCCGGTTTTATGGTCGGCGTGGCTAATCCCACGGACTACAGATATGTCCCAACGGGTGTGATCAACAAGAAGTTTCTCATCGCGCAGTACAGCTATGCGCCCAGCGACAATTTCAAGCTGTACCTCAACTATGTGGGTGGTCAGAACGTGGACACCACGAAAAGCAACCAGTTCGATTGTGTCATCAACTTCAAGTTGAACAGCAAGTTCTCGGGTGGCTACAACGGTACGGTAAAGGTGGCAAAGGTCTACGAAGGGAAGGGCACCTACAGTTCCACGGAAGATTGGTGGGGTTCGGCCCTTTACCTGAACTATGATCCGACCAGCAAATTCGGGCTGTCGCTCCGGGAAGAGTACCACGACGACCAGGACCAGCTGACGGTCTATAGCGGGTATGGCAAAGGCGGTTCGGTTTTCGGCAGCACGCTGTCGGCCAACCTGAAGGTGGACGGGTTCATCTTTATTCCCGAAGTACGGGTGGACGCGGCGAGTGAAAATATTTTCGTCAAGTCAAACGGCACGCCGACAAAAACGGCGGGCAGTTTCCTGGTCGCGGCTATATATTCCTTCTAG